A window from Cryobacterium sp. PAMC25264 encodes these proteins:
- a CDS encoding glucosamine-6-phosphate deaminase: MAEVVILENETAAGILAAATIRDLIDRQPDAVLGLATGSTPLSVYSALAASLRRDPLDVSRVRGFALDEYVGLPEGHPESYRAVITRDVVDPLGLTPGNIQVPNGNPATLATAGADYENAILAAGGIDLQILGIGRSGHVGFNEPGSSFASITRVKTLTEKTRIDNARFFASPDDVPIHCMTQGLGTIRRARHLILLAFGAEKADAIAAAVEGPVTSSKPGSVIQLHPHVTVLVDEAAASRLENIAYYRYAWANKYAGQGI, translated from the coding sequence GTGGCCGAAGTAGTCATCCTCGAGAACGAAACCGCGGCGGGAATCCTCGCCGCCGCTACGATCCGCGACCTCATCGATCGACAGCCGGATGCCGTCCTCGGCCTGGCCACCGGATCCACCCCGCTCTCCGTCTATAGCGCGCTGGCGGCGTCCCTGCGCCGGGACCCCCTGGACGTCTCCCGGGTGCGCGGCTTCGCGCTCGACGAATACGTGGGGCTGCCGGAGGGCCACCCCGAAAGCTACCGCGCCGTCATCACCCGCGACGTGGTCGACCCCCTCGGCCTCACCCCCGGCAACATTCAGGTTCCCAACGGCAACCCCGCCACCCTCGCGACGGCCGGCGCCGACTACGAGAACGCCATCCTCGCGGCGGGAGGCATCGACCTGCAGATCCTCGGCATCGGACGCAGCGGCCACGTGGGGTTCAACGAACCCGGCTCGTCGTTCGCGTCGATCACCCGGGTCAAGACGCTCACCGAGAAGACCCGCATCGACAACGCCCGTTTCTTCGCCTCGCCCGACGACGTGCCGATCCACTGCATGACGCAGGGGCTCGGCACCATCCGCCGGGCGCGGCACCTGATCCTGCTCGCGTTCGGCGCCGAAAAGGCGGATGCCATCGCCGCGGCCGTGGAGGGCCCGGTCACCTCGAGCAAACCCGGGTCGGTGATTCAGCTGCACCCGCACGTCACCGTTCTCGTCGACGAGGCCGCGGCCTCCCGGCTGGAGAACATCGCCTACTACCGGTACGCCTGGGCGAACAAGTACGCCGGGCAGGGCATCTAG
- a CDS encoding PTS transporter subunit EIIC, with protein sequence MSSTTVDAGTGRKIPGLAQLQRIGRSLMLPIAALPAAGLLLRLGQPDLLGAIPGFETGAAVIASAGGALFDNLPLLFALGVAIGFAKKADGSTALAAVVGYLVFSNVGKAMSPAVMGLPAEGADQVLVNYNVLGGVLMGVVSAVLWQKYHRIKLPSYLAFFGGRRFVPIITAVVALVLGVLLSFIYPAFSSGLTGFGEFVSSNDIWGGFLYGTANRLLIPVGLHHILNSMMWFVIGDYNGATGDLHRFFAGDPTAGSFMTGFFPIMMFALPAGALAIWQEAKPSQKKIVGGIMLTGALTAMLTGVTEPLEFSFMFVAFPLYAIHAVLTGSSLALVNALGIRDGFSFSAGAFDYILNFGLAEKPLLLIPIGLAYAAIYYFLFRFVIRRWNLRTPGRGDDEIAEAGAPDSASATTV encoded by the coding sequence ATGTCCAGCACCACCGTAGATGCCGGGACGGGACGCAAGATCCCCGGCCTCGCCCAGCTCCAACGCATCGGTCGCAGCCTCATGCTGCCCATTGCGGCACTTCCCGCCGCCGGTCTGCTCCTGCGTCTCGGCCAGCCCGACCTACTCGGCGCGATCCCCGGCTTCGAGACCGGGGCGGCCGTGATCGCCTCGGCCGGTGGCGCCCTGTTCGACAACCTCCCCCTGCTGTTCGCCCTCGGCGTCGCAATCGGCTTCGCCAAGAAGGCCGACGGCTCGACGGCGCTGGCTGCCGTCGTGGGCTATCTCGTCTTCAGCAACGTGGGCAAGGCCATGTCGCCGGCCGTGATGGGCCTGCCCGCCGAGGGCGCCGACCAGGTGCTCGTCAACTACAACGTGCTCGGCGGCGTGCTCATGGGCGTCGTCTCCGCGGTGCTCTGGCAGAAATACCACCGCATCAAACTGCCCAGCTACCTCGCCTTCTTCGGGGGCCGCCGGTTCGTGCCGATCATCACTGCCGTGGTGGCCCTCGTGCTCGGGGTGCTTCTCAGCTTCATCTACCCGGCGTTCAGCAGTGGGCTCACCGGGTTCGGCGAGTTCGTGAGCTCGAACGACATCTGGGGCGGATTCCTCTACGGCACGGCCAACCGGCTGTTGATCCCGGTCGGGCTGCACCACATCCTCAACTCGATGATGTGGTTCGTGATCGGCGACTACAACGGCGCCACGGGTGACCTGCACAGGTTCTTCGCCGGCGACCCCACCGCGGGCTCGTTCATGACCGGGTTCTTCCCCATCATGATGTTCGCCCTCCCGGCCGGCGCCCTGGCCATCTGGCAGGAAGCCAAGCCCTCGCAGAAGAAGATCGTGGGTGGCATCATGCTCACCGGTGCCCTGACGGCGATGCTCACCGGCGTCACCGAGCCGCTCGAGTTCTCCTTCATGTTCGTCGCGTTCCCGCTCTACGCCATCCACGCCGTGCTCACCGGCTCGTCCCTCGCCCTGGTCAACGCATTGGGCATCCGCGACGGCTTCAGCTTCAGCGCCGGCGCCTTCGACTACATCCTCAACTTCGGACTGGCCGAGAAGCCGCTGCTGCTGATCCCCATCGGGCTGGCGTACGCGGCGATCTACTACTTCCTGTTCCGATTCGTCATCCGCCGCTGGAACCTGCGTACCCCCGGCCGCGGCGACGACGAGATCGCGGAGGCCGGCGCGCCGGACTCCGCCTCGGCGACGACCGTCTAA
- a CDS encoding MerR family DNA-binding transcriptional regulator — translation MSEHLSSHDLLPIGQVAARAGVAVSTIRYYETLGLIPAVRSSTNARMFPGTFCAASR, via the coding sequence GTGTCAGAGCACTTATCCAGCCACGACCTCCTGCCAATCGGCCAGGTGGCCGCCCGCGCGGGCGTTGCGGTGTCCACCATTCGCTACTACGAGACGCTCGGGCTGATCCCCGCCGTGCGCTCCAGCACCAACGCCCGGATGTTCCCCGGCACGTTCTGCGCCGCATCGCGCTGA
- a CDS encoding Lrp/AsnC family transcriptional regulator — MDSLDSEIIGILRDDGRISFSALGTAVGLSTNAAAARVRKLEANGVIVGYRAILADDTPLGALGMEAFIDVRLRADADSETFLHAALAEPEVRDAVHVTGPYDYLLHVWVSDTTHLNGLLHRLKKKAGAGQTQTRLALRPPATARE; from the coding sequence ATGGACAGTCTCGACAGCGAAATCATCGGCATTCTGCGCGACGATGGCCGCATTTCGTTCAGTGCGCTGGGCACCGCGGTGGGGCTCAGCACAAACGCCGCGGCGGCCCGGGTGCGCAAGCTCGAGGCCAACGGCGTGATCGTGGGATACCGGGCGATCCTGGCCGATGACACCCCGCTGGGCGCCCTCGGCATGGAGGCGTTCATCGATGTCCGGCTGCGCGCCGACGCCGACTCCGAGACGTTCCTGCACGCCGCCCTGGCCGAGCCCGAGGTGCGCGACGCGGTGCACGTGACCGGACCCTACGACTATCTGCTGCACGTGTGGGTCTCAGACACCACCCACCTGAACGGCTTGCTGCACAGGCTCAAGAAGAAGGCCGGCGCCGGCCAGACCCAGACCCGACTGGCCCTGCGCCCGCCCGCCACCGCGAGGGAGTGA
- a CDS encoding AzlC family ABC transporter permease, with translation MSPSGPASLRHSPGARVGLSIAVATGLYGISFGALSVASGLDVWQTAVLSLLLFTGGSQFAFIGVIAGGGTPVAAASAAALLGIRNAVYGMQMNVLLHPRGWRRFAAAHVTIDESLATSTGQTDPLEQKRGFWVAGVGVFVLWNLFTLIGALAGDALGDPKQWGLDGAAVAAFLGLLWPRLRSRDAGAIAVVSALATLLAVPFVPPGIPILVAAVVAGLIGWFGSRDAPPREGLEPDVDPYPQGDGRSPLS, from the coding sequence GTGAGCCCCAGCGGGCCCGCCTCCCTCCGTCACTCCCCCGGCGCCCGGGTGGGTCTGTCGATCGCCGTCGCGACCGGGCTGTACGGCATCTCCTTCGGCGCCCTCTCGGTCGCGTCGGGCCTCGACGTCTGGCAGACCGCGGTGCTGAGCCTGCTGCTGTTCACGGGAGGCTCGCAGTTCGCGTTCATCGGGGTCATCGCCGGCGGCGGCACCCCTGTGGCAGCGGCGAGCGCGGCCGCGCTACTGGGCATCCGCAATGCCGTGTACGGGATGCAGATGAACGTTCTGCTGCATCCGCGGGGCTGGCGCCGGTTCGCCGCCGCACACGTGACCATCGACGAGTCCCTCGCCACCAGCACCGGGCAGACCGACCCTCTCGAGCAGAAGCGCGGCTTCTGGGTCGCCGGCGTTGGGGTCTTCGTGCTCTGGAACCTATTCACCCTGATCGGGGCGCTCGCCGGCGACGCGCTGGGCGACCCCAAACAGTGGGGCCTCGACGGGGCCGCGGTCGCCGCCTTCCTCGGCCTGCTCTGGCCCCGGCTGCGGTCACGGGATGCCGGCGCCATCGCCGTGGTCTCTGCGCTGGCCACCCTGCTGGCCGTGCCATTCGTGCCGCCGGGCATCCCGATCCTCGTGGCCGCTGTCGTGGCCGGACTGATCGGTTGGTTCGGCTCTCGGGACGCCCCGCCCCGCGAGGGCCTGGAGCCCGATGTCGACCCGTACCCGCAGGGCGACGGACGGAGCCCTCTGTCGTGA
- a CDS encoding superoxide dismutase — protein sequence MTAYTLPQLTYDYAALEPAISGRIMELHHSKHHQAYVTGANAALDQLAEARESGNLTFVNKLQKDLAFNLGGHVNHSIFWTNMSPNGGDKPTGELAAAIDDTFGSFEKFQAHFTAVAMGVQGSGWSILAWDTLGQQPIIVQLYDQQGNLPAGIVPLLMLDVWEHAYYLDYQNVRADYVKAFWTVTDWANVSARFTNARDTTSGLITL from the coding sequence ATGACCGCATACACGCTCCCCCAGCTGACCTACGACTACGCCGCCCTCGAGCCTGCTATCAGCGGGCGCATCATGGAACTCCACCACAGCAAGCACCACCAGGCCTACGTGACCGGTGCGAACGCCGCGCTGGACCAGCTCGCCGAAGCACGCGAGTCGGGCAACCTGACCTTCGTCAACAAGCTGCAGAAGGACCTCGCGTTCAACCTCGGTGGTCACGTCAACCACTCCATCTTCTGGACGAACATGTCGCCGAACGGTGGCGACAAGCCCACCGGTGAGCTCGCCGCGGCGATCGACGACACCTTCGGCTCGTTCGAGAAGTTCCAGGCGCACTTCACGGCTGTGGCCATGGGCGTGCAGGGCTCCGGCTGGTCGATTTTGGCCTGGGATACCCTGGGCCAGCAGCCGATCATCGTGCAGCTCTACGACCAGCAGGGCAACCTCCCCGCCGGCATCGTTCCCCTGCTCATGCTCGACGTCTGGGAGCACGCCTACTACCTCGACTACCAGAACGTTCGCGCTGACTACGTGAAGGCATTCTGGACGGTCACCGACTGGGCCAACGTCTCCGCGCGCTTCACGAATGCGCGGGACACGACCTCGGGTCTCATCACGCTGTAA
- a CDS encoding LysE family transporter, with the protein MEILGLFGAGALAGLGVAVPLGAIGLLLVRQGVAGGFVVGAAGAAAVALVDSVYCIVALGAGAVVAPVLGEWGAAAGLLAGAMLMALGVAGLLRERRRPTASQDQPGRSSVRRPAPARFFLLLLGLTAVNPATLLYFAALTTALRPTLAAPGGAVAATAFVAGVAIASLAWQLGLVAAGAFWGGRITPRGQVLVGRAGYLLVILLGAGAALAALAAPSTA; encoded by the coding sequence ATGGAAATTCTGGGGCTGTTCGGTGCGGGGGCGCTGGCCGGGTTGGGAGTGGCCGTTCCGCTCGGCGCCATCGGGCTGTTACTCGTGCGCCAGGGGGTCGCCGGTGGGTTCGTTGTGGGCGCGGCCGGCGCTGCAGCGGTGGCGCTCGTGGACAGCGTGTATTGCATCGTCGCGCTGGGCGCCGGGGCAGTCGTGGCGCCGGTGCTGGGGGAGTGGGGCGCAGCGGCCGGGCTGCTGGCCGGGGCGATGCTGATGGCGCTCGGTGTGGCCGGTCTGCTGCGGGAGCGGCGCCGGCCTACGGCCAGCCAGGATCAGCCGGGCCGCAGCAGTGTGCGACGCCCGGCACCTGCCAGGTTCTTCCTGCTGCTGCTCGGCCTTACCGCGGTCAACCCGGCCACTCTGCTCTACTTCGCGGCGCTGACCACGGCCCTGCGGCCCACTCTGGCTGCGCCCGGCGGCGCGGTGGCTGCCACGGCGTTCGTGGCCGGGGTGGCCATTGCCTCGCTCGCCTGGCAACTCGGGCTGGTGGCGGCCGGGGCGTTCTGGGGTGGCCGGATCACGCCGCGCGGTCAGGTCCTCGTCGGTCGCGCCGGGTATCTCCTGGTGATCCTGCTGGGGGCCGGGGCGGCGCTGGCCGCCCTGGCCGCCCCGTCGACCGCCTAG
- a CDS encoding GntR family transcriptional regulator has product MATQLDEGPVLAGGAVPKHTQLRSILLDRVETTLAPHAAIPPERKLMTKYGVSRSTVREAIRQLVEEGVLYRIQGKGTFVAGERVQSDLHLASFTEDMRRRGLVPATVVIAAALIDAPLEVRAALGLKSGAQVYQVERLRLAGGIPMAFERGYYPVALVPGLGEQDLTRSLYATFSTEYGLRIDHAEQTAWAETADAALAESLGTPPGTPLLVFRRTSSAGSTPLEYITSWYRGDRYQIHMTLDLHHEL; this is encoded by the coding sequence GTGGCGACACAGCTCGACGAAGGACCGGTACTCGCCGGCGGCGCGGTGCCGAAACACACGCAACTGCGCTCGATCCTGCTCGATCGGGTAGAGACCACGCTGGCCCCGCACGCCGCCATCCCCCCGGAGCGCAAGCTCATGACCAAGTACGGTGTGAGCCGGTCGACGGTGCGTGAAGCCATCCGGCAGTTGGTGGAGGAGGGCGTGCTGTACCGCATCCAGGGCAAGGGCACCTTCGTCGCCGGCGAACGCGTGCAGAGCGATCTGCACCTCGCCTCGTTCACCGAAGACATGCGGCGGCGCGGCCTGGTGCCGGCGACCGTCGTGATCGCGGCGGCGCTCATCGACGCCCCGCTGGAGGTACGGGCTGCCCTCGGACTCAAGTCCGGCGCTCAGGTCTACCAGGTCGAACGGCTCCGCCTGGCCGGCGGCATCCCGATGGCCTTCGAACGCGGCTATTACCCGGTGGCCCTGGTGCCCGGGCTGGGCGAGCAGGACCTGACCCGGTCGCTCTACGCGACCTTCTCAACCGAATACGGGCTGCGCATCGACCACGCCGAACAGACCGCCTGGGCAGAGACCGCGGATGCGGCGCTCGCCGAATCGCTCGGCACCCCGCCGGGCACGCCCCTGCTGGTTTTCCGACGCACGTCCTCCGCAGGGTCGACCCCGCTCGAGTACATCACCTCCTGGTATCGCGGTGACCGCTACCAGATCCACATGACCCTCGACCTGCACCACGAGTTGTAA
- a CDS encoding PTS glucose transporter subunit IIA, which produces MTAQTLAPLVVLAPIPGRAVALETVPDPTFAQEIVGPGAAIDPPREVVDAIAPIGGTVLKVFPHAYVIVSPQGIGVLVHLGIDTVELAGAGFTLHVAQGDTVAAGDMIVSYDVPAVVASGRDPIAPVIVLDRTRADIGLSDAVVAGLGLTAGDVFLTVNT; this is translated from the coding sequence GTGACCGCACAGACGCTCGCGCCGCTGGTCGTGCTGGCGCCGATCCCCGGCCGTGCTGTGGCCCTCGAGACGGTGCCAGACCCCACTTTCGCGCAGGAGATCGTCGGCCCGGGAGCGGCCATCGACCCGCCCCGCGAAGTCGTCGACGCCATCGCGCCGATCGGCGGCACGGTGCTCAAGGTCTTCCCGCATGCCTACGTCATCGTCTCCCCGCAGGGGATCGGGGTGCTCGTGCACCTCGGTATCGACACCGTGGAACTGGCCGGTGCGGGTTTCACCCTGCACGTGGCGCAGGGCGACACCGTGGCGGCCGGCGACATGATCGTCAGTTACGACGTACCCGCCGTCGTGGCGTCGGGCCGCGACCCGATCGCTCCCGTGATCGTCCTGGACCGTACCCGTGCCGACATCGGCCTGTCCGACGCCGTCGTGGCCGGACTCGGGCTCACGGCCGGGGATGTCTTCCTCACCGTGAACACCTGA
- a CDS encoding pyridoxal 5'-phosphate synthase — protein sequence MTENLRSRLRALPDFPDDLPRFDPTMAPADPVELFLDWLDEALAAGVRQPHAFSLATVGEASMPSSRMLILKNLDEEGWQFATARTSRKGRELAGNPRAAMNFYWSELGRQVRLVGSVVELSAEASARDWAERPAANAAANPAWQLYALRPTEVEFWQASADRHHVRHRYELPG from the coding sequence GTGACCGAAAACCTCAGAAGCCGGCTGCGTGCCCTGCCCGATTTTCCCGACGACCTGCCCCGATTCGACCCGACCATGGCGCCGGCCGATCCGGTCGAGCTGTTTCTCGACTGGCTCGACGAGGCGCTCGCCGCCGGGGTGCGCCAGCCGCACGCCTTCAGCCTGGCAACGGTCGGCGAAGCGAGCATGCCGTCGTCCCGCATGCTGATCCTCAAGAACCTCGATGAGGAGGGCTGGCAGTTCGCCACGGCGCGCACGTCACGCAAGGGACGGGAATTGGCCGGGAATCCACGGGCGGCAATGAATTTCTACTGGTCGGAGCTGGGCCGCCAGGTGCGGCTGGTCGGCTCAGTGGTCGAGCTGTCCGCCGAGGCCTCGGCCCGGGACTGGGCCGAACGCCCCGCGGCCAACGCCGCCGCGAACCCGGCCTGGCAGCTCTACGCCCTGCGACCCACCGAGGTCGAATTCTGGCAGGCCAGCGCGGATCGACACCACGTTCGTCACCGCTACGAATTGCCCGGCTAA
- a CDS encoding MerR family DNA-binding protein: MRYGIPLAEVAEMLSDLPDDRPPSRVEWGAISATWGEHLARQRAVLERMQAELTGCIGCGCLSQSRCAVLNSEDRLRTDGAGPRRVLGSAATTDTD; encoded by the coding sequence GTGCGCTATGGCATCCCGCTGGCCGAGGTGGCCGAGATGCTCAGCGACCTGCCCGACGACCGCCCGCCGAGCCGTGTCGAATGGGGCGCGATATCGGCTACCTGGGGTGAGCACCTGGCCCGTCAGCGGGCCGTTCTCGAGCGGATGCAGGCCGAACTCACCGGCTGCATCGGCTGCGGCTGCCTCTCCCAGTCGCGGTGCGCCGTGCTGAACTCCGAGGACCGTTTGCGCACGGATGGCGCCGGCCCCCGCCGCGTGCTCGGCTCGGCGGCAACGACCGACACAGACTGA
- a CDS encoding ABC transporter permease: MSDFGTFAPTLVGVAALVALTITVLWGTHIPNPFAPSLAILRGAVQLMLISVILSGVITSPLWVTVALLVMFTVAAVTAARRLGGRRKHIVLVASAMGAGIVTTLLIVFVSGAIEFSPRYALAIGGIVIGNSMSIATLAGRRLTESVNDHWDEVEGWMALGATPRQSTLGLARNAVYSALIPSTDQTKTTGLVTLPGAFVGAIFGGVSPLEAGRFQLVVLASIMAAGSITAVVVVRMLAPVRMRPAALQ, encoded by the coding sequence ATGAGCGACTTCGGCACCTTCGCCCCCACCCTGGTGGGGGTCGCGGCGCTGGTGGCGCTGACCATCACGGTGCTGTGGGGCACCCACATCCCGAATCCGTTCGCCCCCTCCCTGGCGATCCTGCGCGGCGCGGTGCAGCTCATGCTCATCAGCGTGATCCTCAGCGGCGTGATCACGAGCCCGCTCTGGGTGACCGTGGCGCTCCTGGTGATGTTCACCGTGGCCGCCGTCACCGCCGCCCGCCGGTTGGGCGGCCGCCGGAAACACATCGTGCTGGTCGCCTCCGCCATGGGCGCGGGCATCGTGACCACCCTGCTCATCGTCTTCGTCAGCGGCGCCATCGAGTTCTCGCCCCGGTACGCCCTCGCGATCGGCGGCATCGTCATCGGCAACTCCATGTCGATCGCCACCCTCGCCGGCCGCCGGCTCACCGAGAGCGTGAACGACCACTGGGACGAGGTGGAAGGGTGGATGGCTCTGGGCGCGACCCCGCGGCAATCCACCCTCGGCCTGGCGCGCAATGCGGTCTATTCGGCGCTCATCCCGTCCACCGACCAGACCAAGACCACCGGGCTCGTCACCCTGCCCGGCGCCTTCGTCGGCGCCATCTTCGGCGGCGTCTCACCGCTGGAGGCCGGCCGGTTCCAACTCGTGGTTCTGGCGTCGATCATGGCCGCCGGGTCGATCACCGCCGTCGTCGTGGTGCGAATGCTCGCACCCGTACGGATGCGCCCTGCGGCACTCCAGTGA
- a CDS encoding NAD(P)-dependent alcohol dehydrogenase: protein MLTVTAYAAPSATAPLVKTTIERRELGPADVLIDVKYSGICHSDIHTVRGEWGPIQYPQVVGHEIVGIVSAVGSDVSLHQVGDRVGVGCMVNSCRECENCLAGEEQYCLRGNTGTYASVDRDGTITQGGYATHIVVVEDFVLKVPESIPFEAAAPLLCAGITTYSPLAHWKAGPGRKVAVVGMGGLGHMAVKIAHAMGAEVTVLSQSLSKQEDGLRLGADHYYATSDPATFETLANTFDLIINSVSASIDINAYLSLLRLDGTLVSVGAPPEPLPVQVFSLFGNRRSFAGSGIGSIRETQEMLDFCAEHGIAPETELVAADYINEAYERVLASDVRYRFVIDVATMA from the coding sequence ATGCTCACCGTCACCGCCTATGCGGCGCCGTCTGCGACCGCGCCCCTCGTCAAGACCACCATCGAGCGACGGGAGCTCGGCCCGGCCGACGTTCTCATCGACGTCAAGTACTCCGGCATCTGCCACTCCGACATCCACACGGTCCGCGGCGAGTGGGGCCCCATCCAGTACCCGCAGGTGGTCGGCCACGAGATCGTGGGAATCGTCTCCGCCGTGGGATCCGACGTGAGCCTGCACCAGGTCGGCGACCGGGTGGGTGTCGGCTGCATGGTGAACTCCTGCCGCGAGTGCGAGAACTGCCTGGCCGGTGAGGAGCAGTACTGCCTCCGCGGCAACACCGGCACCTATGCCAGCGTGGACCGCGACGGCACCATCACCCAGGGCGGCTACGCCACACACATCGTCGTGGTCGAGGACTTCGTTCTCAAGGTTCCCGAGAGCATCCCGTTCGAGGCCGCGGCACCGCTGCTCTGCGCGGGTATCACCACCTACTCGCCCCTGGCGCACTGGAAGGCCGGCCCCGGCCGCAAGGTCGCCGTCGTGGGCATGGGCGGCCTCGGCCACATGGCCGTGAAGATCGCCCATGCCATGGGCGCCGAGGTCACCGTGCTCTCGCAGAGCCTGAGCAAGCAGGAGGACGGCCTGCGCCTGGGCGCCGACCACTACTACGCCACGAGCGACCCGGCCACCTTCGAGACCCTCGCGAACACCTTCGACCTCATCATCAACTCGGTCAGCGCCTCCATCGACATCAACGCCTACCTGTCGCTGCTCCGCCTGGACGGCACCCTGGTGAGCGTCGGCGCCCCGCCCGAGCCGCTCCCGGTGCAGGTGTTCAGCCTGTTCGGCAACCGTCGTTCCTTCGCCGGCTCCGGAATCGGCAGCATCCGCGAGACCCAGGAAATGCTCGACTTCTGCGCCGAGCACGGCATCGCGCCCGAGACCGAGCTCGTGGCGGCCGACTACATCAACGAGGCGTACGAGCGAGTGCTGGCATCGGATGTGCGCTACCGCTTCGTGATCGACGTGGCGACCATGGCCTAA
- the nagA gene encoding N-acetylglucosamine-6-phosphate deacetylase, giving the protein MTPLTSAQPPAQGEAVPSLPGDAGPGSDTPLLIAAGTVILPDRELSPGWVEVRAGLIVGCGGGTPPRPADVAVPHGILAPGFVDAHSHGGGGVSFNDPDTRAAAHRIVATHREHGTTTMMASLVTAPIAEMEILVAALAGLVRDGLLAGIHLEGPWLSPVHRGAHAERLLLQPTSESVDRLMQAGAGAVRMVTIAPELDGGLAAVARIVEYGSVAAIGHTDADYETSRAAIEAGVTVGTHVFNAMRPLHHREPGAALAVLEDPSVFAELIADGVHLHPAVVRLVAESRARPVFVTDAMAAACADDGDYKLGGLDVTVANGEARLADGTIAGSVLTLSKAVRFAVLTAGVPLAFAVRAATQNPADLLSLTDRGRIHPGLRADLVLLDAALHVTATLHHGTWV; this is encoded by the coding sequence ATGACACCGCTCACCTCCGCCCAGCCGCCCGCCCAGGGCGAGGCCGTCCCGTCGCTTCCGGGTGACGCGGGTCCGGGATCCGACACCCCGCTGCTGATCGCGGCGGGCACGGTGATCCTGCCCGACCGGGAGCTCTCCCCGGGCTGGGTGGAGGTGCGCGCCGGCCTCATTGTGGGCTGCGGCGGCGGCACACCGCCCCGTCCGGCGGATGTGGCGGTGCCGCACGGCATCCTGGCGCCCGGCTTCGTGGACGCGCACAGCCACGGCGGCGGCGGGGTGAGCTTCAACGACCCGGATACCCGGGCCGCGGCTCACCGCATCGTGGCGACGCACCGCGAGCACGGCACCACCACCATGATGGCGAGTCTGGTGACGGCGCCCATCGCCGAGATGGAGATCCTGGTGGCGGCGCTCGCCGGGCTGGTGCGCGACGGCCTGCTGGCCGGCATCCACCTGGAGGGGCCGTGGCTCAGCCCGGTGCATCGCGGAGCCCATGCCGAGCGGTTGTTACTGCAGCCCACTTCGGAGAGTGTCGACAGGCTGATGCAGGCCGGCGCGGGGGCCGTGCGCATGGTGACCATCGCTCCCGAGCTCGACGGCGGCCTCGCAGCGGTGGCCAGGATCGTGGAGTACGGCTCGGTCGCCGCAATCGGGCACACCGATGCGGACTACGAGACCTCGCGCGCCGCCATCGAGGCGGGCGTCACCGTGGGCACCCACGTCTTCAACGCCATGCGCCCGCTGCACCACCGCGAGCCGGGTGCTGCACTGGCGGTGCTGGAGGACCCGTCGGTGTTCGCCGAGCTGATCGCCGACGGTGTGCACCTGCATCCGGCCGTGGTGCGACTGGTCGCCGAGAGCCGGGCCAGGCCGGTCTTCGTGACGGATGCCATGGCCGCGGCCTGTGCCGACGACGGCGACTACAAGCTGGGTGGCTTGGACGTGACGGTCGCCAACGGCGAGGCCCGGCTGGCCGACGGCACCATCGCCGGTAGCGTGCTCACCCTGAGCAAGGCCGTACGTTTCGCGGTGCTCACGGCCGGCGTGCCGCTGGCGTTCGCCGTGCGGGCGGCCACCCAGAATCCCGCCGACCTGCTCTCGCTCACCGATCGCGGCCGTATCCACCCCGGTCTCCGAGCCGACCTGGTCCTTCTCGACGCCGCCCTGCACGTGACCGCCACCCTGCACCACGGCACCTGGGTCTGA
- a CDS encoding AzlD domain-containing protein, with protein MTLWFWIVVACVAGFLTKLLGYLVPRTWLTNPRVARVAGTLTIGLLASLTVANAVASGQALVLDSRLGALAAAALALWLKAPFLLVVIVGAAAAAGLRLLGMP; from the coding sequence GTGACGCTCTGGTTCTGGATCGTGGTGGCCTGCGTCGCCGGGTTCCTCACGAAGCTGCTCGGTTATCTGGTGCCCCGCACCTGGCTGACCAACCCGCGCGTCGCCCGGGTTGCCGGCACCCTGACGATCGGACTACTGGCCTCGCTCACCGTCGCCAACGCCGTGGCATCCGGTCAGGCCCTGGTGTTGGACTCCCGGCTGGGCGCCCTCGCGGCGGCGGCTCTCGCGCTGTGGCTCAAGGCGCCGTTCCTGCTGGTCGTGATCGTGGGAGCCGCAGCCGCAGCCGGACTGCGGCTGCTCGGGATGCCGTAG
- a CDS encoding glucose PTS transporter subunit EIIB → MTSKAEQILAGLGGSGNIVDIEACITRLRTEVTDAGLVDEAALKAAGAHGVFRNGTIVQVVVGPEADNLADDIEDLR, encoded by the coding sequence ATGACGAGCAAGGCAGAGCAGATCCTGGCGGGCCTCGGTGGCTCCGGAAATATCGTGGACATCGAGGCCTGCATCACCCGTTTGCGCACGGAGGTGACCGATGCCGGCCTGGTGGACGAGGCGGCGCTCAAGGCCGCGGGCGCCCACGGCGTCTTCCGCAACGGAACCATCGTGCAGGTCGTGGTGGGCCCAGAGGCCGACAACCTCGCCGACGATATCGAAGACCTCCGGTGA